A genomic window from Lotus japonicus ecotype B-129 chromosome 1, LjGifu_v1.2 includes:
- the LOC130741626 gene encoding uncharacterized protein LOC130741626, whose translation MARRQDQAIANALQRLADILKRNENHANGRAQPQVQVAEEGEYQGLNKFLKRNPSQFKGGYNPYGAHLWIKELERIFGALQCSENQKVAFSTYLLIEEAENWWTHVKQRLENEGREINWFTFKEIFLEKYLPEDVRNKKEMEFLELKQGNMSVGEYAAKFEELALFYPPYQAAGNERSKCVKFENGLRPEIKEAIGYQRVRDFPTLVDMCRIFEDDHKSRLAQSRSLGSQRHVRRAPDRRNPYQAPSKYAGSPSSVGRPNFSRDIMVPDKQIHWLSSALNVADHI comes from the coding sequence ATGGCtagaagacaagatcaagcCATAGCTAATGCCCTTCAGAGATTGGCggatattttgaaaagaaatgaaaatcatgctaaTGGCCGAGCTCAACCTCAAGTACAAGTTGCTGAGGAAGGAGAGTATCAAGGGTTGAATAAATTTTTGAAACGGAATCCTTCTCAATTTAAGGGAGGATACAATCCTTATGGAGCTCATCTGTGGATAAAAGAATTGGAAAGAATTTTTGGAGCTCTTCAGTGCTCAGAGAATCAAAAAGTCGCTTTTTCGACTTACTTACTAATAGAGGAAGCTGAGAATTGGTGGACCCATGTTAAACAGAGATTGGAAAATGAAGGCAGGGAAATCAATTGGTTTACCTTCAAGGAAATCTTCCTGGAGAAATATCTTCCTGAGGATGTAAGAAACAAGAAGGAGATGGAGTTCCTGGAACTTAAACAAGGAAACATGTCAGTGGGAGAGTACGCGGCAAAGTTCGAGGAACTAGCTCTTTTCTATCCTCCTTATCAAGCGGCCGGAAATGAACGGTCCAAATGTGTAAAATTTGAGAATGGTCTACGACCGGAAATTAAAGAAGCTATAGGATACCAACGAGTTAGAGATttcccaaccttagtagacatGTGTAGAATTTTTGAAGATGATCACAAGTCAAGGTTAGCTCAATCTAGAAGTTTGGGTTCCCAAAGACATGTAAGACGAGCACCAGATAGAAGGAACCCATATCAAGCTCCATCAAAGTATGCAGGATCCCCATCTTCAGTTGGGAGGCCTAATTTTTCGAGGGATATAATGGTTCCGGACAAACAAATCCATTGGTTATCAAGTGCTTTAAATGTGGCGGACCACATTTAG